The window CTTGTTGACATGCAACACTATACCCCGTACGTCAAACTCATCGGAGAGAGCCCGGAAAAGGCATTACTAGTCAAAAGGTACCCCAAGGTACTGCGATGTCTACAGGGTAAATTAATATATCCCCCATTACCCCTAGAATATCAGACCCAAAATACCAAGCTATGCCCTGCCTGTCGGGAATCTTTGGTAAACAATCATGGAGGTGTATGGATTTGCTTCCGCATGTGCAGTTTTGTACCCAAAACTTCACGACAGGACGTGGTCGTACTATTGAATAAAATGTTGGATGTCGTGAGAAATCCGCATACGGCAATCTTTACAGGACCTACAAGTTGTGGCAAGGCGCAACGTGTTTTAAACCTCCTCGAGAATGAAAAGCACTATCACAATATCATCATCCTGTGCCCGACTATACGGTGGAATACAGCCTAATTAGAGAGGGATTTGCTTTGGAAAGACCCTTACGTGTTCCTGATTGACTCCAGAAATGAGCTGCTTGAGCCTCGATAAGCGTCGGCAATCCCTACTTGAATTGGCTATTTCGGGTAGGCATTGCAGGCACAGcttgtggctactcacacagtCGTATACTGCCCTGCCCAAGAACCTATGGAGGCAGAAGAAGGCATTGTTTTTGTAGTACCCTAATGAACGCAGCGACATGAGGCTAATCGACGAAGAGACGAATTTGATCTCCGACTAGTCGGATGTCAAGGGCGAGCTGAAAAAATCCAAGCACACCCTAAAACACCCTAGGACTTGGAAGATTCTCGGATGACCACAGTAAAATCCCCTGGCTTACGATGATATATTAGAAAGATGTCGTCGCAAGTTATGTTCAACGCAGAAGCCATAGACACCCTGGCCAACAACCAGGATCAACCTATGTTTAAACGCGCTGATTTAGGACGTGTCCTGGGTATCAAAAAGTATCACTAAAAGGAGACTAAAATAGGTATGACACTTTTGTGACATTAGACGACGCATTAGAGATTGTTCGTTGTTCTCGAAAACCAAAGGCTGTCAAAATTGAGGATAGGGACAACCAACTCCTGGCACTCGGGGATGAGCTCGAGGATAGGGATGAAAAACGTAGTGCCCTTAAACAAGACAACTCGGAACTACGGCATAGGTATGTTCCACACCCATATCAATATTATACCGGGCTAGGTGTGGTTGATAAAAACGATTCTCACGAGCATGGAAAAAAGGTATACATAAGCACTATATGATCCGATGCCAGCGTAGGCAACTCGGTGCAAGGATAAGCACGTTAGGGGAGATGTACCCCAAGATGACTGTAAGGAAACCGGAATGCAACGACCCCAATGCCGTACATGCCTGGTGCCGATTCAGAGACAATACCCTAGGCACCGAGAATTGTGTTACCTAAATCACTTCACGTTACCCAACGGTGATACACGGGATCTATTCGAGGGAGGTGAGCTCCTCTGACACAAAGCTTCGATCGGAACCGTCTTTTAAGTAGTAAAGTGTACGACTACCCGCTACTATACGGTCCAGACTGTAAGTGTGTTTGCTCCAAAAGGCGTCGGTTGCGCGTCTTTTCGAGTCACCGTGCTCCTCTCCGGGTTGCAGCAGATACAAGCTGTCCTTGGGTAGGGGTTTCTCTTCGGGATATTCTTCACTTTTTGCGAGTGGTATCTCATCCAGCCTGATCGCCTTGTTGAATTGATCATAGTAGTCTTGGTAATATTGAGATTATTCACGATAGCGTACAGGTGCTTGAGCCAAATGGTACTAGGCTCCCCGGAGACTAGCTCTTGCGCATCCTGAGGCTTGAATAGCCTTTCAGCAAGTACCTTTTTGTAGGACTCTACAAAGGCCGTAGATGTATGGTGATATTTGGTAGTATCCCGCTTGATTTTAACCCCCGTTGCCTTCTAGCAGCTTCGTTACATCCAATTTGAATTCgctaccgttatcacattgaaaGTTTTTGGAGCAGCGTAAAGGCCCTGCTTTGTATATATCCTTGATCATGCCCGCAACCTCTCTGGCTTTCTTGGAGCGCAACGGCCTTGCTACTTTGTAACGTGAGGCCACGTCAATGCCCGTCAGGATATACTTGTACGTATTGCCATACAACCAATCATAGGACATGTACAGTAAATCAAACTGATGCATCTCATTGGGTGTTGTAATGGTAAAATGGGGGTAGTCTATACGCTTCTGACCCTTGATATGCCTGAGCCACGGGAGTTGCCTACTCAACCAATGAGTTACCAGCTTTTTGGAGAGACCAAGTAATTTAATAGCCTTGCAACCGGTCCACAGATGTTCTGGAGTATAAGTAAATGTGGCTTAATTTCTCCGCCTCTTCCTCGGCCTTCATTCTTGCATTCAATGTGGTAATAGACATGAAATTTGAAGATTGAATTGACAAGGGTACGGAACCCGTCATGTGCTTGGTAGATATGCCTAATGCCGTCGTTGCACAATGGGTAGCAAAATTAACCTGGATATTCCAGTTGTCCAAGGCTTGTCCTGTCCAGCCCATTCTGACGGACTAATTTAGCAGATTAGTTGGGATTTTTATGGAATACCTGGTAAACTCGGGGAAGGCTACCTCAATATGCGAGTCTGTACTCACGCACAGGCCCTGATGCTTAAGATTTGTAACACTAAGTGCCCCTTCTCCTCTGTTACTTTTGTACTTTGCCTTAGGGTTGTATGAGTATATattcatctttgttttaaaagaaagatGAAGCAACTGTATATCAGTGATATCACACTCGCATATTAGGCCCGCATGGCTGAACCTGTATAGTAAGAACGACTTCACCATTCGCAAGGTGGGGCCTGACCAGAGTCTGACTCGATCGAGATTATGAATGGTTTGTACAGTATAGAGGATATCGCGACTATTGTCAACAGCCAGGCAGAGGACAAGATCAagctttttgatttaaaaaatggaCTCTCTAGACTTCGTGTCAGTGACGGGTATACGGTGATTATTAACAGACCCCTGCAAGAGCTGTTGGGCCTACCCTACGAtcctgcaaaaaagtattataTGAAGGGTGACCACGATGCATACTACAGAACCGATGTTTAATATAGATTTAATATAGAGACTCGTTTGTCCGCAGTTGGATGAGGACGACTTCCTGCTTGAcggcaaaaagtctaaaattctggcCCTGCTTTCCGCCAAGGAATTGAATGCTTGGGGGACATGTTAACCTGGAGTTTTGATACCCCTGTTTACCTTCCACTGAAGGGCTCTACGGACCGTCTAGAGTTCATGCTAACAGTTTTTCATGTCTACCACCATGAAAAGAACGTTTTGTTCACCGGCCTTACGATGCATTTGCTAATAGAATAAATATGAGCGATATCAGCAAACTGTATCCGAGTTTGCCGAGTGACCTGTACAAAGCGCCGATATACAGGAGGAAGGTCAGGTCTTTAGGCTTAAAAAGATCGGAGAAATAGAGCAGTATCTGCAAAATGAAATCAAGGAGCGGAACAGGCttgcaaagaagtttaaaatgcataacACATGGGTACGCTTCTGCGATCATGGTTTGCTTGGCATTAGCGTCATTACGTCGGGGCTTGGCATAGGAACCATGGCCTCGGGTATGACAGTTCCTTTGGCCATTGCCATTGGGGGGCTCGCGATTGCAGCTGGTATAAGCCAAGCCGGTCTCCAATACGCTTCGAAAAGGCTCCGTGTCAAGTCCAAGAAACATGGATGTATAAGGCTACTCGCAGAAGCGAAATTGAACTCTATTGTTGATCTCATATCAAAAGCCATTGAGAAAGGAATCATCAGCGACTACGAGTTTACTCTCATTACGCAGTAGCATAAAAAGTATATGTTATTGAAGGAACAGATGCGACAACGTTTTAACCGTATTGTGAATGCCATAAACGAACAAGAGCGTGCCCAGCTTATAGCGAAGGGCCGGGATGAAGGGAGgaaagacattttaaaaaacgtttgacCTGCGCAGTATGTAAGCGGTACCTAGAGTCTCCGCCTGAGTATAGACCTTAATATGGTATATTtggtatatataaatatgtggTTTTTAATCCTCACTCAGCAACCATTCTTGTTTGAAGTCCTTATACCGGCATTCCGTGATATGTACCTGAGGGCAGTAGTTTTTATCTTGCACATACACCGATGAAATAGCCAAGATGGCACTGCCTTGGCAGGGTTCATCGTAGGGTACCGGCATACCGTGGAATTTGGTTGTAAATCGCGTCCTTGTAGTATTAAAGCTTGGCGTTCacataacggtcctttttcacagGTTCTGTCGTCAATTGGTCGGAAATCAACTCCTCAATCCTGGACCAGATTTGACAATACTTTGCAACCCAATCAGGGTACTCttcaaaatcaagactcatcgCCGGTACGGCATTGGCGTTGTACCGGCTTTTACCggatttttggtgtttttacccCGAGTGCTACCACAAGGTCCCGTGCATGGTAGCCTATAATGTACCGTTGATCTTTACCCCTGTTAGCAGGAATGGGATCCGACACCGTCATGTAGTCCACATTGATATCAACGATATCCGTGAAGgtagcagcaaatgagtagaataatAGGTTTTacaagctcattctcaaatCGTAGCACCTTGTTTATTATGTATTTCGAACGACTGcagagaattgcatgtcatTGTACATACGCAGCCGCCCCCATTATATATGGTATATTCATGGTAGCAGTACCAGCATAACATTTAACCGCTTACCACAAACCTACGTCCGCAGGTGCACCTGTCGTATGCATCCAACATATGTTCACACTCGTTACAATGCTCCATTTACTCTATAGTCTTCAAGACGATCATCTAGGGCTTGAATCTTCCGTTCATTCTCCTTCTCCCTCTCCAATTCTTGTACTAATGCCAGGGCCATGTGGGATAAGGAGATGCCGACACCAGCCATAAAGGTCATCAATGCTGCAGCTCCGAAGATAtcgaattttgattgacagttgACGCACATTTAATAGTATTATCTTACAATCACGTTGTAGGATAACCTTGGTTTCTTCACCCACATATAGGGTACGTTTTGTAAGGCATTACCTGCGTTTTGAACTTGCTTGGCACAAGCCTTAGAAAACAGGTATGATATTCAACGGCCTTgttacacatgtcctgcgtctttaAATGATCCGGAATAAACCAAAATATATCATGGTCCTTTAGGAAAGCCTCGTTACACATATCCTGCGTCTTAAAGTGGCATCTTTCCTAcggccttgttgcacatgtctttcGTCTTAAGTTGATCTGGTACATTCATGAGCGCCCAGGGCTCCTCCTCAACGGCTTttttgcacatgtcttgcgtcttgagTTGACTCATTTATATATGTGCAACTCCGAAGATTGCTGAGATTTACTGCGCATTCGTTTATTCTTAGGGAATAACCCTTTctactcatttttgtatgatagggACTTACCCTTGATATGCGTAGACTTTTAGGGATTGTGCTAGAAATTTTGGACTCCTATTTgtatgatttttgatgacgtaactACATTGCACTGATTATTAGGGATATATCCTTGAATTCCATAGCTCAATACTGCATGGTACTAAATGGTACCGGATACTCGGGGATTTGTTGTGACGCCACTGTGTTCGCGCACGCGACTGTGCCAGAACATATATTTTCTTATCTCTTGTAGTTTGAGATGAGAAGAGTAGTCGAggtagtcgagatagagagattccactgtacttgtattaatttttgcgcaccaaagaaaaaaaaataagtaaaataaaaaaataaaaacagtattcACCAACACATGACATTTACCCGGTATATCTTGTACCTTTTTGACAAGGGGCTGATGACATGGATGGATGTGAGTAAGCGTATTTATCATGACCCCTGTATTTTTTCTGCTTGATCTGCACAGTGGTTAGACAACCTTGAGCCCAGGACATCTGACGTTTTCACATGAATGGGAAGGCGGTTTATGACCGATACAAAAGAGTCAGGAAACGTGAGAACGAGGAAATGTTCCGGTATGACCTAACCTGCTCAGTCGTgaagtcaatttaaaaaaaacataactcaCTTTTATGATATCTTTATACGCCAACCTCGTGCCCAGATGTTCTCTTCCTGACAGAGAGTCCTGGGGATGAGGTGGCGTTTCCATgcatttttcctttttgattaGTTTGATAGTGCACGGCTAAGCGGCCAAGAGAACCTAAGGTGGAGAATGCTTTGCACGCGTGAATTTTTATGACAATTGTGCGATATTGTCTTTCTTGttacttaacatattttccCATTCCACAATGTGTGTGGTAGAATGTTTAAAAGCATTTCGTTAGTAGCAAATTAATACCTTAACTCTCTGGGGGTGGGGATATCAAAGGCagaattaatatttttcttgtatAATCAATTTTCACTTTGCATCACAGTTTAtacaatgaaaaacaacttgttaaagtttttaacttttaataaaattcaaattacaTACATTAACATAGCCAAAAGTGTAATTCCCAGACCTTTTGAACTTATCTTTTGTCAAGTAAATGCGTTAATTGTTGAGCggaaaaaaacaacattgtGAGCGAAATTGCTCCTCTTTTGAAGGTCACAAAGTAGAGAGAAGACAACACTCTCCCTCCTCCACacactatatatatttttagccaCACATTCATAAATATATGTTTCTACCAAAAAAGTACTTATTGTTGTGGGAGAAAAGACATAAAAATGTATGAACTCTTCTTCTATAAAAGTGCATAGCAAGTTGGTTTCGAGTAGTACTGACAAATAATATTCGAATACACAGAAATCACTAAACAAAATGCTCAGCCTCTAAAAATTTAGTGAAAAATAGTTGgattggaaaaaaataattgttggtaaaaaatttttagttgTTGAGGCAAAATATTGTCACTCTTAACCAAAAGAAATTATTAGGAGAACATCCTTTATTAAAAAACACGGACCGAAAGTTTGATTAGATTTATTGTATGATTGGGTCTGACTTTTGTGCAATTTTGATTTCCGCAGCCTCGATTCGAGACCCTTGTCATTGTATAAACCGGACCAATCAAATGTGCCCTAAGCAATGGGTGAGTCGTACGTAATGCGCATGCCCAGTTATTATTATGGCTGAAGAAGTGGAAATGATGTTCTAGGTGGCTATAAGCATATATCAAGTAAACATGGAAAAATTCTGAACTTTGATTGAAAATTGTCGTTTGATATGATTAGTTGTTTGTCGAAGTGCATGTTAAGTTTAACTCTTCAAATCTATGGGAAGAAAATATTGCATTTATAGATAACTATTATAAGAATTTACCTGTATCAACTGAAGATATAGCTAGCTGCGCTGAAAACTTAATAAACTTCGACATTCAGTGTTTTAGTTAGCATAAACTAATTGTTAAAAATGGCAACAGAAACGGAGAGATTTCAATCAAAATTTAGAAGGGAGAATAGGACAACAACAGCTGGAAGAAGAAGAATTTTTGAGGATGGAGCTGAACGCGAAAGTAGTAGAACAAGTGGAAGAAGCTCTAATGATAGAACTGAATCAGCTTCAATTACACAGAAaatgaataatataaatttgaaagatgaaaaagtaaaaaatgagtcAGACCAAGAAGATACAAAACCAGAAAAAGAAGAGGACGAGGAAGAAGAACAGtcaactgcaaagaaaagtcACAAGAAAGCTGGATCGAGTGCTACCAGCAGGAAAAGAAATCAAAGGAAAAACTTAAGAGAAAAACGAAGGTCCACAGGTGTTGTAATTATGCCTGGAACAGCTGTGGTATGTTAcctgaattttgtttttttattcttttcttcATCTGTGCTTGGTTTCTTTTTCTGCAGTtcgcttttatatatatataaaagcgaacttttatatatatataacacctGTGTCAGGTAGTACACAGACATGTCACAGTCCAACTCTCACACAAAAAGGTTTAattaaacaagaactacaaATATTTGAATTGAAGTAAAGCTAAGTTGGCAAAAACTTACCTAAAACAACGCAACAATAGGTCAGGTTTAAAGTTAAGAAACAgagattttatgaaaaatttagCTCTAGATTATAATGGCTACCCTAAAAAATACGGACCTGTAATTGGTTTAAAAGTATTATGTGAGATTTGCTGACTGGGAGACTAGCCATTAGCCTTGGCTAATAATTAGTGtgttatatttttacttttgtagtatataaaaatatggaaTCGTACAAATTGATAAACTGTTTCTTCTTGCCAGTATATTAgtatttaagatttttttatagACAACACTATCCAAGATTTAAATGAAgtttaaataagaaataaaattaggagttcataaatttttaataaaatttgttttggtGGGCTGTTCTGTAATGATAGAGCAAATATAAGTTACTGTTCAATGGTTTGCAACAAGTTTCTAAACGAGAATATACTTTAACCTTTAACTTTTCATTTTGTCAGTATTATATTAAAATTAAGCAATATCAGAAGATTGCCAGCTCAGATGTAGTAAAAATAACCAACACAGAAAGCCTTCGAGACATTTCTATGTAAATACCAAAGCTCATTAGAGCCATTGTAACCAATCAGTGGACAAGTCAACTTTTAGGAATAATGTTGTTGCATAAAGCTAAAGATGAAATAACGAATTAATTTATTTGATCAAAACAACTCTGGCTTAGTATAATGTCAAAATATCTAGTAgggaaaaaagaaacatttagtAGGGCATTTGTAACAAATTGCTCCTATATTTTGATGTGGTTCCATGAGAAACAGAAAACATGTGGCAAACGTAAGCATTTTTTGAGTATTAAAACagatattttaaattctttccagtgatgattttttttaagaataaacatTAATGATGGCATTTTCTAATTGgtcaaataaatgaaaaatttcgCCGCTTAAAAGTAGAAATCGTTTCTACTTTTAAGCCTTTTAGATTCTGATTATAAAAGTTATGTTATGATGAAGCACTAATAACCTTTAACAAAACAGAAAGGTGTGTATTTTTTGGTATTTCACCAGTCAGGGTGGAAAAAGTCTGGTTTTAATCCTAATATGTAGTGTACATTAAATTATAAAACATTGTCTTTCAATTCTCAATATTTTCAGCTGTGGAACTAAGGGATTCAAATCAGCCATTGACAATTCACAATTTGTGAACTAAATTCTATTTTTCGAATCACTAGTTATACAAAGGAAATTTTCTAATTGATATCCAATATATTCACATggctttttattctttctttattGTGGTAGTAATTTTAAAGTGGtagtttttcttctgttttgctTGATTTTTTCATGTTGGTTAGtgaaacattgtttttaatagAAGTCGAATGAGGCATTTACGTAATgttatttatttctaaaaagtTGCTCTTGTTTAACATTGTTGACTTTCTCCTGTACTAATATTTTATCTGTGGTCTTAcagtatattaaaaaatactgtCATACACTTTATGTTGGGTTGTGCTTGGTAAATAAAGTTAAAGCTTAATAAAAAGTTCTGAAATGTGGGTCACTGGCAAAAAGTTCTAACCATAAGAAATCAATGGAGGTCTACTACTTCCAAGATCACAGCCACAAGGAGGATCACTTACATTTACATTTCTAATTCGAAACCTGCATTCATAAGTTTAATTTGTAAAACTTCCCTGCTGGAGATTTCTTACTTCTGTAAAACTCAAATTTGTAgagtttgaaattaaaaatcagGGGAATTTTTAGGAgaaatttttggtttttatacatattaaaaaattatttacttcaAAACTAGTAACAGTATGGATAATGTGATACACAAATCTGcagaatataaattttttaccaATATTTGCTCAACAACATGGATGCCATTATAAATTTAATAGACAAGTATAATGATCTCCATAAAAATTCACAGGATTAACAATTTTAAAGCTTGacttttttaataacaatttattaacaTAGAAAGCTCTGGTTTTCGGTTTCAATTTCTGTATACCAATGTG is drawn from Hydractinia symbiolongicarpus strain clone_291-10 chromosome 8, HSymV2.1, whole genome shotgun sequence and contains these coding sequences:
- the LOC130655781 gene encoding PRKC apoptosis WT1 regulator protein-like translates to MATETERFQSKFRRENRTTTAGRRRIFEDGAERESSRTSGRSSNDRTESASITQKMNNINLKDEKVKNESDQEDTKPEKEEDEEEEQSTAKKSHKKAGSSATSRKRNQRKNLREKRRSTGVVIMPGTAVVATDEEERTVQENTVRNMDAGSSTVSSVEVHTVADNDHDLVEVLKQEIEEWKEKYAKATREIDSLKTDLQRYKDENGALLRVVGNFTSSGRK